One Pseudomonas sp. MH9.2 DNA segment encodes these proteins:
- a CDS encoding DUF6515 family protein — protein sequence MRQTQQPRQGYYQDNPRQGNSNQNQHWQSGNSPRPGGGDGRPGNDHWQGRPDGHGNGWGSGPQYRPGYEIDRMPSSHSRIGWRGQDYFYSGGYWYRPQGPRYVIVTPPYGIHVRSLPSFSQEVWLGSTLFFLAAGTYYVYQAETQDYVVATPPQGIEPIYAPGPPPQQVQTNGYDPVAYPANGQGPEQQQQDMYECHMWGVNQSDFDPAAAAYAPPASVADIYRRSMAACLAGRGYSVN from the coding sequence GTGCGGCAAACCCAGCAACCGCGTCAGGGTTATTACCAGGACAATCCTCGTCAGGGCAATTCAAACCAGAATCAACACTGGCAGAGCGGCAACTCGCCGCGCCCTGGCGGTGGCGACGGGCGACCTGGTAATGACCATTGGCAAGGCCGGCCCGATGGGCATGGCAACGGTTGGGGCTCAGGCCCGCAGTACCGTCCCGGGTATGAGATAGACCGTATGCCAAGCAGCCATTCGCGTATTGGCTGGCGTGGACAGGATTACTTTTATTCCGGTGGTTACTGGTATCGCCCACAAGGCCCGCGCTACGTGATAGTGACGCCGCCCTACGGGATTCATGTGCGCAGCTTGCCGTCGTTTTCGCAAGAGGTCTGGCTGGGCAGCACGTTGTTCTTCCTGGCTGCGGGTACCTATTACGTGTATCAGGCGGAGACTCAGGACTATGTTGTCGCCACTCCGCCGCAGGGTATCGAGCCCATCTATGCCCCAGGTCCGCCACCGCAGCAGGTGCAAACCAATGGCTATGATCCCGTGGCTTACCCCGCCAACGGTCAGGGTCCCGAGCAGCAACAGCAGGATATGTACGAGTGCCATATGTGGGGCGTGAACCAAAGCGACTTTGACCCGGCAGCCGCAGCCTATGCGCCTCCGGCCTCGGTTGCGGACATCTACCGCCGTTCGATGGCTGCTTGCCTTGCAGGGCGCGGTTACAGCGTCAACTAA
- a CDS encoding YciC family protein — protein sequence MNPLTVLQDSLYFFRRNLTSILMLCLPLVVVEALSKQMLSNALAADASPAYELLVGLLFYPLYTGALILFLDARTRSEQPRKRDLMAMALRLWPTFAVLSALSTLLIMFGLSMFVIPGIWVMVKLVFSEYLLVLRGMTPLAAMRESIKMTQGHFLRILACVLCVYVPLSVLEGVSLFILPEPLSMPVSLIIDSTSSFLQLFTSVVMFRLFMLIDDAPEKV from the coding sequence ATGAATCCGCTGACCGTTCTACAAGACTCGCTGTATTTTTTTCGGCGCAACCTGACCAGCATCCTGATGCTGTGCCTGCCGCTGGTGGTGGTCGAGGCATTGAGTAAACAAATGCTCAGCAATGCACTGGCCGCTGACGCCTCGCCTGCTTACGAATTACTCGTTGGCCTGCTGTTCTACCCGCTGTATACCGGCGCGCTGATTCTGTTCCTGGACGCCCGCACGCGCAGCGAACAACCGCGTAAACGCGATTTGATGGCCATGGCGTTGCGGCTGTGGCCGACCTTTGCCGTACTGTCGGCCTTGAGCACGCTGCTGATCATGTTTGGCTTGTCGATGTTCGTCATTCCCGGCATCTGGGTGATGGTCAAACTGGTGTTCTCCGAGTACCTGCTGGTCTTGCGCGGGATGACGCCACTGGCGGCCATGCGCGAGAGCATCAAGATGACCCAAGGTCATTTTCTGCGGATCCTGGCCTGCGTGCTGTGCGTCTACGTGCCCTTGTCGGTACTTGAAGGGGTCAGCCTGTTCATCCTGCCAGAACCGCTGAGCATGCCGGTTTCCTTGATCATCGACAGCACCAGCAGCTTTTTGCAGTTATTTACCAGCGTCGTGATGTTCCGCTTGTTCATGCTGATCGACGACGCCCCGGAAAAGGTTTGA
- a CDS encoding cation diffusion facilitator family transporter — protein MTPLPEHARLLRLATRASLAVASILIVTKGIAWWLSGSISLLAGLTDSALDGVASFLNLLAVHYALRPADDDHRYGHGKAEALSGIAQALFIATSAMLIAYQAVERILHPEPLGAPGLGIAVMVLSIVLTVALLMLQYKVIRETGSTAIRADSLHYRSDLLLNASILLALILALFGWQQLDAYFGLTIAVYILWSAVQIARETVSVLMDQELPPDVSQSMLDMACSVPGVLGAHDIRTRISGNHWFVQLHLELPGHLTLSVAHALCDQAADAIQEAFPKAEVLVHADPREVLEPSVS, from the coding sequence ATGACCCCCCTCCCCGAACACGCGCGCCTGTTGCGTCTGGCGACCCGTGCTTCACTGGCTGTCGCGAGCATCCTGATCGTCACCAAAGGCATTGCCTGGTGGCTGAGTGGCTCGATCAGCCTGCTGGCCGGGTTGACCGACTCGGCGCTCGATGGCGTGGCGTCGTTCCTCAATCTGCTGGCGGTGCATTATGCGTTGCGTCCGGCCGATGACGATCACCGGTACGGCCACGGCAAGGCGGAAGCACTGTCAGGCATTGCCCAGGCGCTGTTCATCGCCACGAGTGCGATGCTGATCGCCTATCAAGCGGTCGAACGGATTCTCCACCCGGAGCCGTTGGGGGCGCCGGGGTTGGGGATTGCGGTGATGGTGTTGTCGATAGTGCTAACGGTGGCACTGCTAATGCTGCAGTACAAGGTCATCCGCGAAACCGGCTCGACCGCCATCCGCGCCGACTCCCTGCATTACCGTTCCGACCTGCTGCTGAACGCCAGTATCCTGCTGGCGCTGATCCTTGCCCTGTTCGGCTGGCAACAACTGGACGCGTATTTTGGTCTGACAATCGCCGTGTACATTTTGTGGAGCGCGGTCCAGATCGCTCGCGAAACCGTGTCGGTGCTCATGGATCAAGAACTACCGCCGGATGTCAGCCAGAGCATGCTGGACATGGCGTGCAGCGTGCCCGGCGTACTGGGCGCCCATGACATACGCACCCGGATATCGGGCAATCATTGGTTCGTTCAGTTGCACCTGGAACTGCCAGGGCATTTGACCCTGTCCGTCGCCCACGCTCTGTGTGACCAAGCAGCCGATGCCATCCAGGAAGCGTTCCCGAAGGCCGAAGTGCTGGTGCACGCCGACCCGCGAGAAGTGCTCGAACCCAGCGTTAGTTGA
- a CDS encoding endonuclease/exonuclease/phosphatase family protein — protein sequence MTRLLRYILIGLLAIGLMCLLIYNLTWHPAARELLQASCKNPAPVLVPGQALKVMTWNIQYLAGKRYVFWYNMADGSGPDDRPTQEDTAYNLDEVVRVIRDEQPDIILLQEVNDGAKSTHYDNQLTLLQERLSDLFPCSSEAFYWKADFIPSPHIFGSVGMKLATLSRYEIEHAERIQLPQPSTHPIQRQFQPKRALLVSYLPLRDGGQLAVINTHLDTFTPNDDTLQRQIEATGKLLDTFESRGTPWLIGGDFNLLPLGQYQRLAPELRSEYMPDSALHSLWDKYPMIPSNTEVGGVDRGKWLTHFPNDPRISGPDRTVDYFFYSPRLKRIDAQVRGDDTLLISDHFPVIARFLLPMLP from the coding sequence ATGACCCGTTTATTGCGCTACATCTTGATTGGCCTGTTGGCGATTGGCTTGATGTGCCTGCTGATCTACAACCTGACCTGGCATCCCGCAGCACGCGAGCTGCTGCAGGCCAGTTGTAAAAACCCGGCACCGGTATTGGTGCCCGGCCAAGCACTGAAAGTCATGACTTGGAATATCCAATACCTGGCCGGCAAGCGTTATGTGTTCTGGTACAACATGGCCGATGGCAGCGGCCCGGATGATCGCCCTACGCAGGAAGACACTGCCTACAACCTCGATGAAGTGGTTCGAGTGATCCGCGATGAACAGCCGGACATTATCCTCCTGCAAGAGGTGAACGACGGCGCCAAAAGCACTCACTACGACAACCAGCTGACGTTGCTGCAAGAGCGGCTCAGTGACCTGTTCCCCTGCAGTTCGGAGGCGTTTTACTGGAAGGCCGACTTCATTCCGAGCCCGCATATCTTTGGCAGCGTCGGGATGAAACTGGCCACCCTGAGTCGCTACGAAATCGAACACGCTGAACGCATCCAGCTACCGCAACCCTCGACCCATCCGATTCAGCGCCAGTTCCAGCCCAAACGCGCCCTGCTCGTGAGTTACCTGCCACTGCGCGATGGCGGACAACTGGCAGTGATCAATACGCACCTGGACACCTTCACTCCGAACGACGACACGCTGCAGCGCCAGATAGAGGCGACCGGCAAACTGCTGGATACATTCGAGAGTCGCGGCACGCCTTGGTTGATCGGGGGCGATTTCAATCTGTTGCCCCTCGGACAATACCAACGGCTGGCCCCGGAACTGCGCAGTGAATACATGCCAGACAGTGCATTGCACAGCCTGTGGGACAAGTACCCGATGATCCCGAGCAACACTGAAGTCGGCGGTGTTGATCGCGGCAAGTGGTTGACCCACTTCCCCAACGACCCGCGCATCAGTGGCCCGGACCGGACCGTGGATTACTTTTTCTACAGCCCGCGACTCAAGCGCATAGACGCTCAGGTGCGCGGGGACGACACCCTGTTGATCTCTGATCACTTCCCGGTGATAGCGCGGTTCCTGCTGCCGATGCTGCCTTAA
- the hrpB gene encoding ATP-dependent helicase HrpB: MISLPIDAVLPALRDALAARHEAVLEAPPGAGKTTRVPLALLQEPWLAGQTILMLEPRRLAARAAAERLAWELGEKVGETVGYRIRLESKVGPTTRIEVVTEGILTRRLQDDPALEGVGLLIFDEFHERSLDADLALALSLNGRGLFRDEQPLKILLMSATLEGERLSSLLGDAPVVRSDGRMFPVAMRWGRTFQVGEFIEPRVVQTVLDALGDESGSVLVFLPGQAEIRRVNQQLAEVLGERHDILLCPLHGELDLNAQRAAIEPAPSGTRKVVLATNIAETSLTIDGVRVVIDAGLARVPRFDPGSGMTRLDTQRISRASATQRAGRAGRLEPGVCYRLWSEAQHDQLAAYGTAEILQADLAGLALQLARWGVTPAQLVWLDQPPAAAYAQAQDLLGRLGALTRKSGEDWKLTGHGQAMAELPAHPRIAHLLLRGQALGLGELACDVAALLGERDILRGGGADLHSRLTLLAGTERAARGAQGGVQRAKQLARQYRSLLQRQQRGAANTPVSDPDHPRWLGALLALAYPDRVAQQRRAGGAEYRLANGRAALFAEADALMKQPWLVVADLGSRQGQREERIYLAAEFDPALFDSVLAEQVIALDHLEWDEREGVFRAERQRKVGELILSREPLTGLDESARSQALLALIRRKGLELLPWTPELRQWQARVALLRQLDLDKQADSEWPDVRDAALLASLENWLQPYLGKVSRLSHFANLDLSSILHNVLPWPLPQRLDELAPHHLSVPSGSSVRLDYSEHPPILAVRLQELFGLAETPRIAGGRQIIKLHLLSPARRPVQVTQDLASFWRSTYLEVKKDLKGRYPKHYWPEDPLVAEATARIKPRKP; encoded by the coding sequence ATGATTTCTCTGCCAATCGATGCTGTCCTGCCTGCCTTGCGCGATGCCCTGGCGGCGCGCCACGAAGCGGTGCTCGAAGCACCGCCCGGTGCCGGTAAAACCACGCGTGTGCCCCTGGCGCTGTTGCAAGAGCCGTGGCTCGCCGGGCAGACCATCCTGATGCTTGAGCCGCGGCGGTTGGCAGCGCGAGCGGCGGCTGAGCGGTTGGCCTGGGAGTTGGGCGAAAAAGTCGGTGAAACCGTCGGCTATCGGATCCGCCTGGAAAGCAAAGTTGGTCCCACGACCCGAATCGAAGTGGTCACGGAAGGTATTCTCACCCGTCGCTTGCAGGACGATCCGGCGCTGGAAGGCGTCGGCCTGCTGATCTTCGATGAGTTCCACGAGCGCAGCCTGGATGCCGACCTCGCACTGGCCTTGAGTCTGAATGGACGGGGGCTGTTCCGGGACGAGCAACCGCTAAAGATTCTGTTGATGTCGGCGACGCTGGAAGGTGAACGGCTGTCCAGTCTGCTGGGCGATGCGCCTGTTGTCCGCAGTGACGGGCGCATGTTTCCGGTGGCGATGCGCTGGGGGCGAACCTTTCAGGTCGGTGAATTTATCGAGCCTAGGGTGGTGCAAACCGTACTCGATGCGCTGGGTGATGAGTCGGGCAGCGTGCTGGTGTTCCTGCCGGGGCAGGCCGAGATTCGTAGGGTCAATCAACAATTGGCCGAGGTTCTTGGCGAGCGCCACGATATTTTGCTGTGTCCGTTGCACGGCGAGCTGGACTTGAATGCCCAGCGCGCGGCTATCGAGCCCGCGCCGAGCGGCACACGCAAAGTGGTGCTGGCGACCAATATCGCCGAGACCAGTCTGACCATTGATGGGGTGCGGGTGGTGATCGATGCGGGATTGGCGCGCGTGCCGCGTTTCGATCCCGGCAGCGGCATGACGCGTCTCGACACTCAGCGCATCTCCCGCGCCAGTGCCACCCAGCGCGCTGGGCGGGCGGGGCGACTGGAGCCGGGCGTGTGTTATCGGCTGTGGTCCGAAGCCCAGCACGATCAATTGGCCGCCTATGGCACGGCAGAAATTCTTCAGGCGGATCTGGCAGGGCTTGCCTTGCAACTGGCGCGCTGGGGCGTTACGCCGGCGCAATTGGTGTGGCTCGACCAGCCACCGGCGGCGGCCTATGCGCAAGCTCAGGACCTGCTCGGCCGGTTGGGCGCGCTGACCCGGAAATCGGGTGAAGACTGGAAACTCACCGGGCACGGCCAGGCCATGGCTGAGCTGCCCGCGCATCCACGCATCGCGCATTTACTGTTGCGCGGTCAGGCGTTGGGTCTGGGCGAACTGGCCTGTGACGTCGCGGCCTTGCTCGGCGAGCGTGACATCTTGCGTGGCGGCGGTGCGGACCTGCACTCCCGCCTGACCTTGCTGGCCGGCACCGAGCGTGCGGCGCGTGGCGCTCAAGGCGGGGTGCAGCGGGCAAAACAACTGGCGCGGCAGTACCGAAGTCTTTTGCAGCGGCAGCAGCGCGGAGCGGCGAACACCCCGGTCAGCGATCCGGATCACCCACGCTGGTTGGGCGCCTTGCTGGCGCTGGCCTATCCGGATCGCGTGGCCCAACAGCGGCGTGCCGGTGGCGCTGAATATCGCCTGGCCAACGGCCGCGCCGCGTTGTTCGCGGAAGCCGATGCCTTGATGAAACAACCCTGGCTGGTGGTCGCCGACCTCGGTAGTCGCCAGGGCCAGCGCGAAGAACGTATTTATCTGGCGGCGGAATTTGATCCGGCACTGTTCGACTCAGTACTCGCAGAACAAGTGATTGCCCTCGATCATCTGGAGTGGGACGAGCGAGAAGGAGTGTTCCGTGCCGAGCGTCAGCGCAAGGTGGGCGAACTGATCCTCAGTCGCGAGCCACTGACCGGCCTCGACGAATCCGCCCGCAGCCAGGCGTTATTGGCACTGATTCGGCGTAAAGGGCTGGAACTGTTGCCGTGGACCCCCGAGCTGCGCCAATGGCAGGCGCGGGTGGCGTTGCTGCGTCAGCTGGATCTGGACAAACAGGCCGATAGCGAATGGCCGGATGTGCGTGATGCGGCGTTGCTCGCGAGCCTGGAGAACTGGTTGCAGCCTTACCTGGGCAAGGTGTCGCGCCTCAGTCATTTCGCCAACCTGGACCTATCGTCGATCCTGCACAACGTGCTGCCGTGGCCGTTACCGCAACGCCTGGATGAGCTGGCGCCGCATCACCTGAGCGTGCCGTCCGGTTCTTCAGTGCGTCTGGATTACAGCGAACATCCACCGATTCTGGCGGTGCGTTTGCAAGAGCTGTTCGGCTTGGCTGAAACCCCGCGCATTGCGGGCGGCCGACAAATTATCAAACTGCACCTGCTGTCACCTGCCCGCCGCCCGGTGCAGGTGACTCAGGACCTGGCCAGCTTCTGGCGCAGCACCTATCTAGAGGTAAAAAAAGACCTCAAGGGGCGTTACCCGAAACACTACTGGCCCGAAGACCCTCTGGTGGCTGAAGCTACAGCGCGGATCAAGCCGCGTAAGCCCTAG
- a CDS encoding DUF2076 domain-containing protein — protein MNSEEQTLIDGLFSKVRQAEADSAPRDAQAEARIKEHLNQQPAAPYYMAQAILVQEAAIKQLDEHGKQLAEQVKQLQAQLQQAQAQAAAPAPSGGGFLSSIFGGSRDAQPQAQPQSFSQPRPAAAQPSSGGWREPAPSASPPPYNAPQGNYAAPPQGQFQPQAPAAPIGSGFLGGALKTAAGVAGGVMLAQGISSLFHNNQQPQEVVEVIKEEPSQANDNSSNNDWGNDNQRVTDNSGYGNDQGGFADTDYGNDDGGSFSDDDDSFV, from the coding sequence ATGAACAGCGAAGAACAAACCCTGATCGATGGCCTGTTCTCGAAAGTGAGACAAGCCGAAGCGGATTCAGCCCCCCGGGATGCCCAGGCTGAAGCACGGATCAAGGAGCATCTGAACCAGCAGCCAGCCGCCCCGTACTACATGGCGCAGGCGATCCTGGTGCAAGAAGCGGCGATCAAACAACTCGATGAGCACGGCAAACAGCTCGCCGAGCAGGTCAAGCAACTGCAGGCCCAACTGCAACAAGCGCAAGCTCAGGCGGCGGCTCCGGCGCCAAGCGGCGGCGGTTTCCTGTCGAGCATCTTTGGTGGCTCGCGCGATGCCCAGCCTCAAGCCCAGCCACAATCGTTCTCGCAACCTCGTCCGGCAGCCGCGCAGCCTTCTTCCGGTGGCTGGCGCGAACCAGCACCTTCGGCAAGCCCACCACCATACAACGCTCCACAAGGCAATTACGCTGCCCCGCCTCAAGGCCAGTTTCAACCACAAGCACCTGCCGCGCCTATCGGCAGTGGATTTCTCGGTGGCGCATTGAAGACGGCAGCCGGTGTAGCGGGTGGTGTGATGTTGGCACAAGGCATCAGTAGCCTATTCCATAACAACCAGCAACCGCAAGAAGTGGTCGAGGTGATCAAGGAAGAGCCAAGCCAGGCCAATGACAACAGCAGCAATAATGACTGGGGTAACGACAATCAGCGCGTGACCGACAACAGTGGCTATGGCAACGACCAGGGTGGCTTCGCCGATACCGACTACGGCAATGATGACGGCGGTTCGTTTTCCGACGATGACGACTCGTTCGTCTGA
- a CDS encoding co-regulatory protein PtrA N-terminal domain-containing protein, which produces MKTLKALLIVSLMSASVAALAEGGGDRVVARMDAAREVSMTHYQQAKHDQAVVIAQKAVNHDVERSN; this is translated from the coding sequence ATGAAAACCCTTAAAGCTCTTTTGATCGTCAGCCTGATGAGTGCCTCCGTAGCGGCGTTGGCTGAAGGTGGTGGAGACCGCGTAGTAGCACGGATGGACGCCGCTCGTGAGGTCTCAATGACGCACTACCAGCAGGCCAAACATGACCAGGCCGTAGTGATTGCACAGAAAGCGGTCAACCACGATGTTGAACGTTCCAACTAA
- a CDS encoding response regulator transcription factor — protein MTHVLVVEDDPTTAREIEAALQDHGFDVTCSNNGRDGLLKAIGDTFDIIVLDRMLPGALDGLGMLTALRASGVATPVLILSALSALDERVRGLRAGGDDYLTKPFEFIELTARLDALSRRRIAQPDQERESRLRVANLDLDLLRRTVRRGDRQIDLLPREYALLEYLVQHAGQVVTRTMMFEAVWNYSYDERTNVIEVHIGRLRRKIDAEGEEQMIHTIRGAGYVLRSPA, from the coding sequence ATGACCCATGTTCTAGTCGTCGAGGACGACCCCACCACTGCCCGCGAAATCGAAGCAGCCTTGCAGGATCATGGCTTTGACGTGACCTGCTCCAACAACGGTCGCGACGGCCTGTTAAAAGCCATTGGCGACACGTTCGACATTATCGTCTTGGATCGTATGCTTCCCGGTGCCCTGGATGGACTAGGCATGCTCACCGCCTTGCGCGCATCAGGTGTCGCGACGCCGGTGCTGATTCTCAGTGCGCTGAGCGCACTCGACGAACGGGTTCGCGGCTTGCGTGCTGGCGGTGATGATTACCTGACCAAGCCATTCGAGTTCATCGAGTTGACCGCACGTCTGGATGCCCTGAGCCGACGGCGTATCGCGCAACCGGACCAAGAGCGGGAAAGTCGTCTACGGGTCGCCAATCTTGATCTTGATCTGTTACGTCGCACCGTGCGCCGAGGTGATAGGCAGATAGACCTCTTACCCCGGGAGTATGCCCTGCTTGAATACCTGGTTCAGCATGCAGGCCAAGTGGTGACCCGCACGATGATGTTCGAAGCCGTCTGGAATTACAGCTACGACGAGCGCACCAACGTGATTGAAGTACATATCGGGCGCTTGCGCCGCAAGATCGATGCCGAAGGCGAAGAACAGATGATCCATACCATTCGCGGAGCCGGCTATGTTCTCCGCTCACCTGCGTGA
- a CDS encoding sensor histidine kinase, with amino-acid sequence MFSAHLREIPRTISFRTALMFLALFGCSFLALFGYIYWQTTGYLKSEVDASLYHQIDIRSRQAPALRQQEIRQHTEQDTESRTPHALFSADDQLIAGAIQTLPDFKRYDRPYQVVWHKQNEHSRPIRFMVHQLENGQKLLVAQDIYDIHEFDELLINALISGGALLLVVGLLGAITLGYSARRRLDALSRSIERIIEGDLSKRLPTRGNRDDIDRIASVVNGMLDELERLMSEVKGVCDDIAHDLRTPLTRLIAGLERAQRRSLSKDEYATAIDSAIEEAMGLLQTFRALLRISEIESSARRSNFAMVDLNRIAADATELFEPLAEERGMTLELVPSKKPANLSGDPQLLFDAACNLLDNAIKFSPDGGRVQVIVVADATHSGIRVKDNGPGIPQAEREAVFRRLYRSESSRHMAGNGLGLSMVSAVARLHDMTLQVQDAQPGCQIDLVGKALSV; translated from the coding sequence ATGTTCTCCGCTCACCTGCGTGAAATACCGCGCACCATCAGCTTTCGTACCGCGCTGATGTTTCTGGCGCTGTTCGGCTGTTCGTTCCTTGCCCTGTTTGGCTACATATATTGGCAGACGACCGGCTATTTGAAGTCAGAAGTTGACGCATCGCTGTACCACCAGATCGACATCCGCAGCCGACAAGCGCCTGCATTGCGACAACAGGAAATCCGTCAGCATACTGAACAGGACACAGAGAGTCGTACCCCACACGCCTTATTCAGCGCCGATGATCAGCTGATAGCGGGTGCGATCCAGACGTTACCCGATTTCAAGCGTTACGACAGACCCTATCAGGTCGTATGGCATAAACAGAACGAACACAGTCGTCCCATTCGCTTCATGGTTCACCAACTGGAAAACGGGCAAAAACTGCTGGTGGCTCAAGACATCTACGATATTCATGAATTCGACGAGCTGTTGATTAATGCGTTGATCTCTGGGGGCGCGCTGCTGTTGGTGGTCGGCCTGCTCGGAGCGATCACTCTTGGCTATTCCGCCAGACGCCGGCTGGACGCCCTTAGTCGTTCGATAGAACGGATCATAGAGGGTGATCTCAGCAAGCGTTTGCCGACTCGCGGTAACCGGGATGACATTGACCGTATAGCCAGCGTCGTCAACGGTATGCTCGATGAACTCGAACGTCTGATGAGTGAAGTCAAAGGTGTCTGTGACGACATCGCCCACGATCTGCGCACTCCACTCACCCGCCTGATCGCCGGACTGGAACGCGCCCAGCGACGCAGCCTGAGCAAGGATGAATATGCGACAGCCATTGACTCGGCCATTGAAGAGGCCATGGGTCTTTTGCAGACATTTCGAGCGCTGCTGCGCATCTCCGAAATTGAAAGCAGTGCCCGACGCAGCAACTTCGCCATGGTCGACCTGAACCGGATCGCGGCAGATGCCACGGAACTGTTCGAGCCGCTGGCCGAAGAGCGAGGCATGACTCTGGAACTGGTTCCCAGCAAAAAACCGGCAAATCTGTCAGGGGATCCTCAGTTGCTGTTCGATGCCGCCTGTAACCTGCTCGACAACGCCATCAAGTTCTCACCCGATGGCGGCCGCGTTCAGGTCATCGTGGTTGCTGACGCGACCCATAGCGGAATCCGCGTCAAAGACAATGGGCCTGGCATTCCGCAGGCTGAGCGCGAAGCCGTGTTCCGCCGACTATACCGTTCCGAGTCCAGCCGCCACATGGCGGGCAATGGACTCGGCTTAAGCATGGTGTCTGCGGTTGCCCGCCTGCATGACATGACATTACAGGTGCAGGACGCGCAGCCGGGGTGCCAGATCGACTTGGTGGGTAAAGCGCTGTCAGTTTGA
- a CDS encoding response regulator transcription factor codes for MRILVIEDDARASAYLLRGLSESGHIVDVAEEGRQGLAMALEELYDVLVVDRKLPGMDGLALVRELRRRQLHTPILMLSALASTAQRVEGLQAGCDDYLAKPYAFIEVLARVDALLRTRGQVPGPSRILRAGELHLDCATRQATRQGRTIALAYRETLILEKLMRHSGEIVTRSMLLESAWDYEFDPNDNVIDKHIYRLRCKLDEGFASSLIQTVPSAGYRLEVDVKSPRDDSIETGAEKMGNS; via the coding sequence GTGCGCATCCTGGTAATTGAAGACGATGCTCGCGCGTCGGCTTATCTGTTACGCGGCTTGAGTGAAAGCGGCCATATCGTCGATGTCGCCGAAGAAGGCCGACAAGGCTTGGCGATGGCGCTCGAGGAGTTGTATGACGTGCTTGTCGTCGATCGCAAGTTGCCGGGAATGGATGGCTTGGCGCTTGTGCGTGAATTACGCCGCCGGCAGTTGCACACGCCGATACTGATGCTAAGCGCGCTGGCCTCGACCGCTCAACGGGTCGAAGGTCTGCAGGCCGGATGCGATGACTATCTTGCCAAGCCCTATGCCTTTATTGAAGTGCTGGCACGAGTGGACGCCTTGCTGCGGACACGGGGTCAGGTTCCTGGCCCTTCGCGAATACTCCGGGCGGGGGAACTCCATCTTGATTGTGCTACACGCCAGGCAACTCGCCAGGGGCGTACCATCGCATTAGCCTATCGGGAAACCTTGATATTGGAAAAGCTGATGCGCCACAGCGGTGAGATCGTGACCCGCAGCATGCTTCTGGAGAGCGCCTGGGATTACGAGTTTGACCCTAACGACAATGTGATCGATAAGCATATTTATCGCTTGCGCTGCAAACTCGACGAAGGTTTTGCCAGTTCGTTGATACAGACCGTGCCAAGTGCAGGGTATCGTCTTGAGGTAGACGTTAAATCTCCTCGTGATGACAGCATCGAAACGGGGGCAGAAAAGATGGGTAATAGTTAG
- a CDS encoding polyribonucleotide nucleotidyltransferase — translation MRIPSRIIGGVLVAALLTQMTACGSIFFPDRRGQIDGKVDPLVIGLDAIGLLFYIIPGLIAFGVDFATGAIYLPGGSTAQVSPKKLQPAIKADGSVDNSKLQAILEKELGRSLPLNDPRLIQHRGSAQQLAMYGLQPSA, via the coding sequence ATGCGCATTCCTTCCCGCATTATCGGCGGCGTTCTGGTCGCTGCCTTACTGACCCAAATGACCGCCTGCGGCAGCATTTTCTTCCCCGACCGCCGTGGACAAATCGACGGCAAGGTCGACCCCCTGGTGATCGGTCTTGATGCCATCGGCCTGTTGTTCTACATCATTCCCGGTTTGATCGCCTTTGGCGTCGACTTTGCCACCGGTGCTATCTATTTGCCCGGCGGCAGCACCGCCCAGGTCAGCCCTAAAAAGCTGCAACCGGCGATCAAGGCTGACGGCAGCGTCGATAACAGCAAACTGCAAGCAATCCTCGAAAAAGAGCTGGGCCGCAGCCTGCCGCTCAATGACCCACGCCTGATCCAGCACCGTGGCAGCGCGCAACAGTTGGCGATGTACGGCCTGCAACCGTCCGCCTGA